One Aegilops tauschii subsp. strangulata cultivar AL8/78 chromosome 2, Aet v6.0, whole genome shotgun sequence genomic window, GGGCTCTCccatttaattattttaattttCTTTGTTCCCTAATTTTAAAGCCTTTTCATTCGATTGAGGTATTCATTTTTGGATTTGATTTACGATTTTGATTGGGTCAACGATTTTTCAAATCAATCAGCAACAACCGGCCTATAAAAATATATCAACCCCTCGCAGACTCCGATCACCTAGAAAATAGCGCCACCATGTGATACTATAACACGAATACAGTGCATGCAACCACTGATAAAAAATATCCCCACAGAAATATGGGTTGATTAGCGGATAGTACAGAATCACACCATGATAGACCCACCAAATAACCGCATTATAAATAAACATAAAACACACTCCATCGTCTCCCCACCGGCCAATCTAAATATTCCATCAATTTCAAAATATAAGGGTTATTAGTTTTTTGGAAAGACAAATTTCTTTAACTTTTACCAAGTTCAAAGCCAAAAATATCGTCATCCACAGTattaaacaaaaataaaaataaaatttcaTTTCATGATGAAGCTAGTAACACCAATTTGATATTATGAATTTTGATATATTTCTCTATAAATTTGATCAAATTTAAAGAGGTTGGACTTTTCAAAAAAGTAATAGACCATATATTTTGAAATAGAGTGAGTAAAGAAATTTAAGAATCCCAACAAATTCAACGGCGCGGCAAAGCGCGCCGAACCCTTCTAGTTTGGATTATTCTTAAAACACAGCATATAATCGTGATGCATCGACGACATGCATAGAAATGCTGGGGATGCTCCAACAGCCGAAGAGATCGTCTAGGCCCTGAGGAATCATGATCTTTTTCTCTACTTTGGACATGGAAGTGGTAATGCACTATGGATATAAATATTGATAGTTTTGTCATTTTATTCACTTTGCGTACTGTGCTTTTGTCGGAGTCATTTGAACTTGGACAGCTTCAGCCTTTGAAGCTATCTAAGTGTAGTGCACTACTACCATGGTATCCACCTTACAGAATACAAATAGCAATTGCTAAAAAACACTGTCTGGCACCCGATTGTCTATTACAATCTGCTATTGGCATAGCTAACATGTAAATTTATGTTGTACAAAATGCTCACCCAGCTTTTTTGAAAGCTTCAACGAGAACATTAACTAGATGGCACCCTAACTTTAGGCTATAAAACTTATCACTTGTAGTAGTAGCGGCATATGTATCAGTAGAAACTACTGCTTGTGATGCTAGTGCCAACAAATTAATGTATCAAGTTGATGCTATTACTGTCTAGGAAGGAATCTGAACTCCAAAACCACTAAGAAGTGTCCAGTATTCAGATACTTATAAAAACTGGTAGCTGAGGTACCATTTGTACTAACACGGAAGTCAGTATGTCTCTGGAAAGGAAATTGATTAGTTAGATAAGTGTGCAGCTGCTCTTCTTATGGGTTGCAGCAGTGGGACACTTGATTGCAAAGGAGGTTATGCTCTTCAAGGGGCACCTTTCTCTTATTTATCTGCTGGTTCTCCTTGCGTCATTGCAAATCTCTGGGACGTCTCAGATAAATATATCGATCGATAGTAAAGCATTGCTCAATTCATGGTTGCAAGATAATTTTAAGAATCGCCCTAAATGTTTTGAGTCCATGACCATTGCTGCTGCAAAGGATAATGGTAGGAGGCAAAGACGAAAAGGCACACGTCGAGATCAGAAGCAGCAACAGACAGCAGAGATAGATGGCAGTAGTAATTGCTGCAATTGCGGTCACAAGCGGATAGCTTGGCATATAAGTGAAGCTAGGCGTGCTTGCAGGCTTGCGCTTATGATCCGCGCATCTCTTGTTTGTTATGGCGTGCCTAGTATCATCAGGAAGAAGTCTGCGCTTTAATGGGAGATCATTGGTGATTTGCTGCTGCAGTTCTGGGCCTTGAGCTATCGATTCCAGTGGCACGACACCGACAGGAAGTGCCATAATAGGCATGGCATTGCACAGGCTCAATCAAATGTGACATGTTGATGCTGATGGCGTTTGCAGTTAGCATCATGATTCTGACAAATACTGCTGCTGCGCGCTGAGACTCGTGACATCAAGATTTGGACAGATCTTTCGCAAATATATATGTAGATATAAAATTGGAGAAACAATAAGGCTATTTCAAGATAGCCAAAAATATCTCAAATCACACACATAAATTAGCTAATTAGGATGATGTCACCAATCAAAACATCCACTTGACAAATAACAATTCAGTTTCAGAAGTAATTGATAGGTTTCTTCTTGCATAATACGAAGTCTAGAAAAAAGACGAATACTAATAAAGGAGTAGGTCAACGAAATAGTGCCTAGCTAGATGCTACTCAAAAGCCCACTGGTTCTCCCTGCGGATCTCGGCCTCCTCCTCGGGTGTGAAGTCATTCTTGATGTTGAAAGTCTTGCGGATCTCCTCGGGAGTCTTTCCCTTGATCATGTCGGCAACAGTCTGGCAAGTAAGGTCGAGCAATCCCTTGATGTTGAGGTAGTTTGCGGCCAGGATGAGGTCGAAGAGGGTGGCCTGGTCGACCTTAACGAAGTCGGCGTCAAAGCTCTTGAGGTCctcggcgggggcggcggctgcaGTAGAGGTGGAGGAGCTGGcgttggcctggacgtgcttCTTGCAGTACTCGATGATCTTGGAGAGGATCTTGGAGTCGACGTTGGGGAGCGGGATGCCGTTGTCGGCGCAGTCGTCCTCGATCATGTGGCGGATGGTCTGCGACTCCATGGCGACCGCCTCCTCGACCTGAAACTCCTCACCGTCCGAGCTCTTGAGCGTGATCATCTTCTTCTCGCCTTCCTCGGCCGCCATCGACCGATCGGAGTATTGTGAGGCGAAACGAAACCCTAGTTATTAGTAGCCAAAAGACGCGGCGGCGGAAGACACAGGAGCTAGCTTCTTTGCGTACGTGTTGGGCAGGCTAGGGTGGGAACCCGGGGGATTTATTGGTGCCGGTGAGGCGCTGCCTTGGGTGGACTCGGGGTCGTACTCGTTTCCATATTCATCTTCGCTAGGAGCTGGGCCCGGCCTCCTCTAGTAGTAGTTTCCGTTTCCATCACGGAGCTGCCTGCGTGGTCACGGCCTAGTGCCATCACGGAGCTCCTATCCGTCGCCTATGGAACCAGTTAATCGTCACACGCACGCCCCCAAatcaaaaatcaaaacaaaattaTCCAAGTCTCCGCTTTTTATCCTTTTTTTTTCCTTCCTGAGATCAAGTCTCCGCTATCGTTCCTTGCATACATGCATGCACTTCCATCATTATCGTGTGCGTACGTGGGTCCCCTCCCCTCCAAATGAGTGAAGTCTGATTTAAACCCCAAGATTGTAGAGCTTAACGGAAACAAACCCGCACGTTTAAATCCCTGAAATCGATACCCTGTACTCTTTGATCCCGGTGTAAATAAACGTTCAACCGTTTTAGGGATGTATTTGATGACGTGGCATCGAGAGGCTGGGATTGTCGACTTTGACCAGTACACGGAAAATTAATGTTGTGCCACAGTATTCGATCTGTAGATATTTTACTGACTAAAAAGTAGTATGACAGGCAATAGCAAGGGCCAGGGTGATGTCCGTACTCGTCCCAGGCTCCCAGCCCATGCTGTCGCCGTGCTCACGTGTGAGCCGGCGGCTATCGGCGTCGCTGGTAAGAGCTCCACTGCCTCATGTTTGTGTTCCAACGCCCCGTCCATCTAGAGCTTGCGCCGCCCCACTGTGAACGATAACAATCTCCACCGCTTGCTGTGCGAGCTCGGCTGCCGCTTGTGAGGTAGAATCTTGTGCGAGCTCCACTGCTTTGTTGCTTAGGCCAAGGTATGATCTTGTGAACATGAGGGAGATGCTGGTCTTGTTCGGCTCTTgccaccaccagcaccacaacaaACTAGAAACATCAGCAACATCGAGAAAGAAGAAACGAAGCACCCACcgaatacataaaagtaaaagataggcccttcgcagagggaagcagaggttgccatgcgcttatttgtttgtatgctcaaccccttagtgcaaaagaacgtcacgttgcattgccccttgtgatagcgacctttattatgcagtctgtcgcttttattcttcaccatcacaagttcgtgcaacgctaaATTTTCTCATACAccaaatgatctcacacatttagaagcaagttttattgcatttttgcaccgatgaccaattacttgagggatcttgctcaatccttaggtaggtatgatggacaCTTGAAAGTAAGATTTGGGTTTAACGGTTTTTGGATGCACATGTAGtgtctctacttagtgcggaatttttggctagcaaagatagggagaaacaccacatgttaaagggtctatgacaatatgacttctatgtgaatatgaacaaacataaatcattaggttgtcttccttgtccaacgtcaacaattttggcatataatattttgatgggggctcacaatcacaaaatatttATCGGAGTTTATTTATATGTGAATcctctcttcccttattaattctttcatgagttgcatcattgactaatgctatgtttgtcaatctctaatcaaaatttctacttatacttttccttatgtggtgccatcacctaccataagattagtatacgatcttcttgatttatttcctttctttttatttatatcttttcctttttattgcaacaagaaagtaaagaaagcaaaaactcaaactaaactttattatatatcttgcacacgattacaaggatagatcactaagcaaactctcgaaaagaaaggatcgaactaaacttttattcatctaagcaaaggatcgaactaagataagtaaaggcaaaagatagtggggatgatacgataccggggcacctcccccaagcttggcggaagccaagaggagtgcccatacccgatactcagttttcctttggtgatgaagaagaaggtggtggtggtgttctCCAATATAACCATGAGTAGATCCTTCAAGCCTTGAATCTCCCGAAGGGCTTGATTAAGTAACTCACTGTTTTTCTTCACTTCAGCCATTATGTGCTTATTTTCGGGCCCCAGGGGTCTATTCCTGCACTGTTTTCTCTTGGGCGAGATATTTTCCAATTGAACGGTGTGTGCCTACGAGGAGTATTCTCGAACCCGTAGTTATGAATCAAATTGCGAAATTGTTACGATGTAACCTGTGTAAAGGCCTTCTTGATGGGGTTTCTTCTTGCACTACGAGGCTCTCTTTATTATTTGACGGTATCATAGCCTGATGAGGATTCGGATGAGTGGAGATGCTAGCCAATGTCCCTCTCTCGGAAGTCGGAGAGTGAAGCCCAAAAGGATTTCCCTCTTCTTCCTCCATAGCAACTTCTTCAGCTTCCTCT contains:
- the LOC109739861 gene encoding SKP1-like protein 1; its protein translation is MAAEEGEKKMITLKSSDGEEFQVEEAVAMESQTIRHMIEDDCADNGIPLPNVDSKILSKIIEYCKKHVQANASSSTSTAAAAPAEDLKSFDADFVKVDQATLFDLILAANYLNIKGLLDLTCQTVADMIKGKTPEEIRKTFNIKNDFTPEEEAEIRRENQWAFE